The Podospora pseudocomata strain CBS 415.72m chromosome 3, whole genome shotgun sequence genome window below encodes:
- a CDS encoding hypothetical protein (COG:I; COG:J; COG:T; EggNog:ENOG503NTYP) → MASARLAYMRDSLIISAFGIATDNWRLGIYAGVLSGCLQHKALRGASIIQRRSQYQPWTRDPYTHPIPWRAGKEYENDDESDRKPTFGFMPNDGIVVPHPPVARALEIVKQALTNADFEGPIARSDGCPDVWEAIQQSGEPIFPEIVNVSPAASADLLFHSQSRPVDVAIAPAGPHSAIPPGKFIHSAYTSALNVLNFCIAVIPITVADKNLDTLDPNFQPLTDKDRRNMASCKYNNHQTNGQYADSQTDDPELFDGTPAAIQLFGRRLGEERVLSVAQIVIDAVEEWKRKHHRE, encoded by the exons atggccagtgcgcgactcgcttatatgcgcgactcgcttataat CAGTGCCTTTGGCATCGCTACTGATAATTGGAGGCTCGGTATCTATGCCGGCGTCTTATCAGGGTGTCTACAACATAAAGCCCTCCGCGGGGCGTCTATCATTCAGAGACGTAGCCAATACC AGCCTTGGACCCGTGATCCATACACACACCCTATTCCATGGCGAGCGGGCAAGGAGTACGAAAACGACGACGAATCGGACCGTAAACCAACTTTTGGGTTCATGCCAAATGACGGCATCGTAGTTCCGCATCCACCAGTTGCCCGGGCCCTGGAGATCGTGAAACAGGCTTTGACGAATGCAGATTTTGAG GGTCCGATTGCACGGAGTGACGGCTGTCCTGACGTTTGGGAAGCAATTCAACAGTCCGGGGAGCCTATCTTCCCCGAAATCGTGAACGTGTCCCCGGCGGCAAGCGCAGACCTCCTATTCCACTCCCAGA GTCGGCCTGTTGACGTTGCCATTGCTCCGGCCGGTCCACATAGTGCCATTCCACCTGGAAAGTTCATTCATTCGGCGTACACAAGTGCTCTCAACGTGCTCAACTTTTGCATCGCCGTGATACCGATTACAGTTGCGGATAAGAACCTGGACACCCTGGACCCAAACTTCCAACCCCTTACCGACAAGGATCGGCGAAACATGGCTTCATGTAAATATAACAATCATCAAACGAATGGACAGTACGCTGACAGTCAGACGGACGATCCCGAACTCTTCGATGGCACCCCGGCTGCCATTCAGCTGTTTGGACGCCGACTGGGTGAGGAAAGAGTGCTATCTGTGGCGCAGATTGTAATTGACGCCGTTGAGGAGTGGAAGAGAAAACACCATCGGGAATAA